Genomic window (Streptomyces sp. TG1A-60):
AACTTCGGGGCCCCTCAGATGCAGGCGGTGAGCACCTGGCTGACATCGGGTGCCAGGCCGGTCGGCGCGCTGCTCGCCGGCGCACTGGGGACGTGGGCCGGTGTCCGGGCCGCCCTGGTCATCGGTGCCCTTCTGCTCACTGTGCCGCTCCTGGTCCTGGCGCTCTCTCCTCTGCGCGGCCTGTGGCAGATGCCCGGCGCCCCGCCCGAGCGGGAGGAACCCGCGCCTGCCGAAGAACTACCGCGCCCCGGCCCCCCACCTCAGGTGCCGGCCCCTGGAGCGGCGGCCGCCGCAGACATCCGCCGTGAGAGCTCATTGGACGGAGGCGCCACATGACGGACCTGAACACCGGGGACACCACGCGATGAGCGGCGGGCAGCGGCACACCGAGCCGGTGGACGTCCACCTGATCCTGCGCCGGGAGACCGTCGACGGCCCGCAGATCTTGCTGTCGCGGCGGGCCGGGCAGGTGTACGCCGCCGGCCTGTGGCACCTGCCGTCGGTTCACTAGGCAAGCCACATGTCGCGTTTCAGGTTGTCGAGTTTCGCACACGGAGCGTATCCCTTCCCTACGTCTGGCAGCAGGAGGTCGGTGTTCCGTAATGGACACCTCTAACGATGTGCTCATGCTGGGCGACGTGTTGCTCGGCATGTTGTCAGCACGTGATCGGCTACAGAAGGCTGGGCTCACAGCGGATAGGACCAATCCCATCGGCGGCCTGGCGCAGTCCCTCACTGAGGCTCCGCCAAGCTCGTTTCCGCAGTTCAGTGGGGCTGGTGTGATGCGTTGGTGAGGTCCTCACGCTGGCAGGTGGCGTGATCGTCGGGGCGAGATCATCCGCCCGCTCCGTCAGCGCTGTACTTCGCTGTTCGCCAGAACGAGCAGGGCCCGCAGGAGCGTGGTCGCCTGCCGGGTGTCCGTGCGGAGTTTGGTCAGGATCCGCCATGACTTGAGGTTCGCGAAGCCATGTTCGTTGGCGGCGCGTTCGCGGCTGACCAGGCGGTTCGCTTCCCTCTCGGCGACGGTCAGCTTGTGGTTGCGGGTGGCCTTGCGGCCGGTGATGATCACCGGGTCGTCTTCGGGCTTGTCGTCGAGGCCGACGAAGCCGAGGTCGGCCAGGGCGCCGAGGCCGGCTTCCCTCAGATGTCCGGTGATCTTGTTGTGGCGGGCGGTGGTGATCTCGCTGCACCGGCCGGGCTTGGCCGCGGAGATCCAGATCAGGTTGCCCTTCTCGTCGGTGACAGCGAGAAACAGCAGGCCATGGGCCTTATGTTTGCCGGAGTAGTTCTTCCGGTCGTCCCTCCCGGTGCGGCGGTGGGTGCGGATCAGGGTGCCGTCGAGGAGGACCACGACCCCGCCGCTGCGGGCGATCTTCTTGCATGCGCGGTCCAGGCGCGGGGCGCGGGCGGCCAGCAGCTTGACGACTTCCTTCACCCAGCGGCGGACGGTGGATTCGCCGACCTGGTTGCCGCCGGCCATGTCGGCCAGGCGCT
Coding sequences:
- a CDS encoding transposase family protein, coding for MTKNQPAEGPRDVVYQVRLPLSKRTIDLVADLIRQRRNRMRSVWRKAEPGKQAVIVLAVLRHDQRLADMAGGNQVGESTVRRWVKEVVKLLAARAPRLDRACKKIARSGGVVVLLDGTLIRTHRRTGRDDRKNYSGKHKAHGLLFLAVTDEKGNLIWISAAKPGRCSEITTARHNKITGHLREAGLGALADLGFVGLDDKPEDDPVIITGRKATRNHKLTVAEREANRLVSRERAANEHGFANLKSWRILTKLRTDTRQATTLLRALLVLANSEVQR